A section of the Saccharopolyspora gregorii genome encodes:
- a CDS encoding metal ABC transporter solute-binding protein, Zn/Mn family — protein sequence MTVFTRRARRGGAALTGLAVVALTAVACGGGSGQSADDGKLKVVATTNVWASVARAVGGQDVDVESIIDDPAADPHSYESSPQDAAKLSEADLVLLNGGGYDEFAEKILGAGGEKPTVQAFEGEHEHGDHAAEEHGSEPAEEHGAEHAGEAHGHEGHHHDHSVNEHVWYDLHVVRETADRVADELGELQPEKAQAFHDGAARFGEQIGGLEGRVQQISATEHGKKVIVTEPVAHYLVEAAGLTDITPQSFVNSVEDGNDPSAASVAEIQNAVNSKQAAAVIYNPQTESPVTESVREGAEQNRTPVVEMTETLPQDQDYVRWMDGQISALQTALTGQV from the coding sequence ATGACCGTCTTCACCCGACGTGCCCGCCGCGGCGGTGCCGCGCTGACCGGGCTCGCCGTAGTCGCGCTGACCGCGGTCGCCTGCGGCGGCGGCTCCGGCCAGAGCGCCGACGACGGCAAGCTCAAGGTCGTCGCCACCACCAACGTCTGGGCCTCCGTCGCCAGGGCCGTCGGCGGCCAGGACGTCGACGTCGAGTCGATCATCGACGACCCCGCGGCCGACCCGCACTCCTACGAGAGCAGCCCGCAGGACGCGGCGAAGCTCAGCGAGGCCGACCTGGTGCTGCTCAACGGCGGCGGCTACGACGAGTTCGCCGAGAAGATCCTCGGCGCCGGCGGCGAGAAGCCGACCGTGCAGGCCTTCGAGGGCGAGCACGAGCACGGCGACCACGCGGCCGAGGAGCACGGGTCCGAACCGGCCGAGGAGCACGGCGCCGAGCACGCCGGGGAAGCGCACGGCCACGAAGGCCACCACCACGACCACTCGGTGAACGAGCACGTCTGGTACGACCTGCACGTGGTGCGCGAGACCGCCGACCGCGTCGCCGACGAGCTCGGCGAGCTGCAGCCGGAGAAGGCGCAGGCATTCCACGACGGCGCCGCCCGCTTCGGCGAGCAGATCGGCGGTCTCGAAGGCCGGGTGCAGCAGATCTCCGCCACCGAGCACGGCAAGAAGGTCATCGTCACCGAACCCGTCGCGCACTACCTCGTCGAGGCGGCCGGGCTCACCGACATCACCCCGCAGTCGTTCGTGAACTCCGTCGAGGACGGCAACGACCCGTCCGCCGCCTCCGTCGCGGAGATCCAGAACGCGGTGAACTCCAAGCAGGCCGCCGCCGTCATCTACAACCCGCAGACCGAATCGCCGGTCACCGAATCCGTCCGCGAGGGCGCGGAGCAGAATCGGACCCCGGTCGTCGAGATGACCGAGACGCTGCCGCAGGACCAGGACTACGTGCGGTGGATGGACGGTCAGATCTCGGCGCTGCAGACCGCGCTGACCGGCCAGGTCTGA
- a CDS encoding LacI family DNA-binding transcriptional regulator — protein sequence MARSTNARRPATLASLAAELGVSRTTVSNAYNRPDQLSPELRKRVLDTARRLGYPGPDPVARSLRTRKAGAVGLLLTENLSYAFRDPAAIQFLEGLALACEDAGHGLLLIPASPEREDVASVHRAGVDGFVVYSVPDDDPHLAAVLERPVPVVICDQPRIDQLDWVGPDDEGAVRVLAEHLIGLGHRRIGVSCMRLARGRNDGVASVHRQANASFHVQRSRLTALAAAFSEAGVDWAQVPVVERFDHSTESGASAAAQLLEIDPEITAIICTSDILALGALEEARRRGVRVPDDLTITGFDGIDDAERVGLTTVRQPVLEKGRAAGRLLLDTSEPGRPRDVLLETQLMTGTTAAPPRSAEERWFGP from the coding sequence ATGGCTCGGTCAACGAATGCCCGACGGCCTGCGACGCTGGCTTCGCTGGCGGCGGAGCTCGGGGTCTCCAGGACCACGGTGTCGAACGCGTACAACCGCCCGGACCAGCTCTCGCCGGAGCTGCGGAAGCGGGTGCTCGACACCGCGCGCAGGCTCGGCTACCCGGGCCCCGATCCGGTCGCGCGCTCGCTCCGCACCCGGAAGGCCGGGGCGGTCGGGCTGCTGCTCACCGAGAACCTCTCCTACGCGTTCCGCGACCCCGCCGCGATCCAGTTCCTCGAAGGGCTCGCGCTGGCCTGCGAGGACGCCGGGCACGGACTGCTGCTCATCCCGGCCAGCCCCGAGCGCGAGGACGTCGCCTCGGTGCACCGCGCCGGTGTCGACGGGTTCGTCGTGTACTCGGTGCCCGACGACGACCCGCACCTGGCCGCCGTGCTCGAACGCCCGGTGCCGGTGGTGATCTGCGACCAGCCGCGCATCGACCAGCTGGACTGGGTCGGCCCGGACGACGAGGGCGCGGTGCGGGTCCTCGCCGAGCACCTGATCGGCCTCGGGCACCGCCGCATCGGGGTGTCCTGCATGCGCCTGGCGCGCGGCCGCAACGACGGCGTGGCCTCCGTGCACCGGCAGGCGAACGCCAGCTTCCACGTGCAGCGCTCCCGGCTCACCGCGCTCGCCGCCGCGTTCAGCGAAGCCGGGGTCGACTGGGCGCAGGTGCCGGTGGTGGAGCGCTTCGACCACAGCACGGAATCCGGTGCCTCCGCCGCGGCCCAGCTGCTGGAGATCGACCCGGAGATCACCGCGATCATCTGCACCTCCGACATACTGGCCCTCGGCGCGCTGGAGGAGGCGCGGCGCCGCGGCGTGCGGGTGCCCGACGACCTCACCATCACCGGTTTCGACGGCATCGACGACGCCGAGCGGGTCGGCCTGACCACCGTCCGCCAGCCGGTGCTGGAGAAGGGCCGCGCCGCGGGCCGCCTGCTGCTGGACACCAGCGAACCCGGCAGGCCGCGGGACGTGCTGCTGGAGACCCAGCTGATGACCGGCACCACCGCCGCCCCGCCCCGCTCCGCGGAGGAGCGCTGGTTCGGCCCGTGA
- a CDS encoding ABC transporter ATP-binding protein — MSEVAYVQASRLYPGNPPVRAVNALDLQIDDGEFLVLVGPSGSGKSTALRMLAGLEEVDEGAITIGGQDVTNTPPKARDIAMVFQSYALYPHMTVADNMGFALKLRKTPKDEIRAKVTEAAKMLDLEKYLDRKPKALSGGQRQRVAMGRAIVREPSVFLMDEPLSNLDAKLRVETRANIAALQKRLATTTIYVTHDQVEAMTMGHRVAVLKDGLLQQVASPRELYENPRNAFVAGFIGSPAMNLKTVPLSAAGAELDGQTIPLPRAALSAADGLQEVTFGVRPEALSLVSGEDEKAMTMTVELVEELGADALVHGSIQIAGEPQRFVVRTDGRTPPALGQQVKVALRDSGEVHLFRPDDGTRLTS; from the coding sequence ATGTCCGAGGTTGCATACGTCCAGGCATCCCGCCTCTACCCGGGTAACCCACCGGTGCGAGCCGTCAACGCACTCGATCTGCAGATCGACGACGGAGAGTTCCTGGTCCTGGTCGGCCCCTCCGGCTCGGGCAAGTCGACCGCGCTGCGGATGCTCGCCGGCCTGGAGGAGGTCGACGAAGGCGCCATCACCATCGGCGGCCAGGACGTCACCAACACCCCGCCGAAGGCGCGCGACATCGCGATGGTCTTCCAGTCCTACGCGCTGTACCCGCACATGACGGTCGCCGACAACATGGGCTTCGCGCTGAAGCTGCGCAAGACGCCCAAGGACGAGATCCGGGCCAAGGTCACCGAGGCCGCGAAGATGCTCGACCTGGAGAAGTACCTGGACCGCAAGCCCAAGGCGCTCTCCGGCGGCCAGCGCCAGCGCGTCGCGATGGGCCGCGCCATCGTCCGCGAGCCCAGCGTCTTCCTGATGGACGAGCCGCTGTCCAACCTGGACGCGAAGCTGCGCGTGGAGACCCGCGCCAACATCGCCGCGCTGCAGAAGCGGCTGGCCACCACCACGATCTACGTCACGCACGACCAGGTCGAGGCCATGACCATGGGCCACCGGGTCGCGGTGCTCAAGGACGGGCTGCTCCAGCAGGTCGCCAGCCCGCGCGAGCTGTACGAGAACCCGCGCAACGCGTTCGTCGCCGGCTTCATCGGCTCGCCCGCGATGAACCTCAAGACGGTGCCGCTGTCCGCGGCGGGCGCCGAGCTCGACGGGCAGACCATCCCGCTGCCCCGCGCCGCGCTGTCCGCGGCCGACGGGCTGCAGGAGGTGACCTTCGGCGTGCGCCCGGAGGCGCTGAGCCTGGTCTCCGGCGAGGACGAGAAGGCCATGACGATGACCGTCGAGCTCGTCGAGGAGCTCGGCGCGGACGCCCTGGTGCACGGCAGCATCCAGATCGCCGGGGAGCCGCAGCGGTTCGTGGTCCGCACCGACGGCCGCACCCCGCCCGCGCTGGGCCAGCAGGTGAAGGTGGCGCTGCGCGACTCCGGCGAGGTGCACCTGTTCCGCCCGGACGACGGGACCCGCCTGACCAGCTGA
- the otsB gene encoding trehalose-phosphatase encodes MALTAEALPAELRRTIVQLARTPRLLVACDYDGTLAPIVADPNAAKPLPESVHALRSLASLPATTTAVISGRALRDLATLSRLPSEVHLVGSHGSEFDVGFVHELEPQATELRTRLQRGLQEIVAGQQGVTLEAKPASVAVHVRRAEDDVAERVLDQVRSGPATWDGVQVTEGKAVIELAVVQTDKGNALDALRHQVAATAAIFLGDDVTDEKAFARLHGPDLGLKVGEGDTLAEFRVADTTQVATALAFLMEERRTWLYGEQAPPIERLTMLSNERTVALLTPDARLTWMCHPGPDSAAVFADLLGGPGAGHFSVRPHGGNGAPRSPLPLGQRYVPGTMTVETRWSRLLVTDYLEHGVDAHRTDLIRVITGETTASIEFAPRPEFGQVPVRLVPEAGGLRVMGTSEPMVLHSPGVQWEITSDGMHESARAVVAASDETPIVLELRCGTEDLAPSERTERQRRAAADVYWSEWLETLTLPAVETDLVGRSALTLRGLCNTDTGGIMAAATTSLPEEIGGVRNWDYRYCWLRDGSMTAQALVTLGSTAEAEGFLDWLHRVLETLPGPERLHPLYSLQGTSLGPEAVIDSLPGYAGSRPVRVGNLADQQVQLDVFGPVVELVWHLAEVTGEIRDRDWQLVKAMAEAVSHRWFEPDHGIWEERDQPRHHVYSKVMCWVTLDRALKIAERYGREVEPTWGPLRDQISQDVIKNGWQPDVQAFTTAYEGSDLDAASLHVGLSGLIDPSDERFRATVNAIESELRSGSTVYRYRRDDGLPGDEGGFHLCAAWLIEAYLLIGRRTEAEELFQQIVDTAGPTGLLAEEYDPIAERSLGNHPQAYSHLGLIRCAQLLSR; translated from the coding sequence ATGGCGTTGACCGCCGAAGCTCTCCCCGCCGAGCTGCGCCGCACGATCGTCCAGCTCGCGCGCACCCCTCGACTGCTGGTCGCCTGCGACTACGACGGCACTCTCGCCCCGATCGTGGCCGACCCGAACGCGGCCAAGCCGCTCCCCGAATCGGTGCACGCCCTGCGTTCGCTGGCGTCCCTGCCGGCCACGACCACCGCGGTGATCTCCGGCCGGGCGCTGCGCGACCTGGCCACCCTGTCCCGTCTCCCCTCCGAGGTCCACCTCGTCGGCAGCCACGGCTCCGAGTTCGACGTGGGCTTCGTGCACGAGCTCGAACCGCAGGCCACCGAACTCCGCACCCGGCTGCAGCGCGGCCTGCAGGAGATCGTCGCCGGCCAGCAGGGCGTCACCCTGGAGGCGAAGCCGGCCAGCGTCGCGGTGCACGTGCGCCGCGCCGAGGACGACGTCGCCGAGCGCGTGCTCGACCAGGTCCGCTCCGGCCCGGCCACCTGGGACGGCGTCCAGGTCACCGAGGGCAAGGCCGTGATCGAGCTGGCCGTGGTGCAGACCGACAAGGGCAACGCCCTCGACGCGCTGCGCCACCAGGTCGCCGCCACCGCCGCGATCTTCCTCGGCGACGACGTCACCGACGAGAAGGCGTTCGCCCGGCTGCACGGGCCCGACCTGGGTCTCAAGGTCGGCGAGGGCGACACGCTCGCCGAGTTCCGCGTCGCCGACACCACCCAGGTCGCGACCGCGCTCGCGTTCCTGATGGAGGAGCGGCGCACCTGGCTCTACGGCGAGCAGGCCCCGCCGATCGAGCGGCTGACCATGCTGTCCAACGAGCGCACCGTCGCCCTGCTCACCCCGGACGCACGGCTGACCTGGATGTGCCACCCGGGCCCCGACTCGGCGGCCGTGTTCGCCGACCTGCTCGGCGGCCCCGGCGCCGGCCACTTCTCCGTCCGCCCGCACGGCGGCAACGGCGCGCCGCGCAGCCCGCTGCCGCTGGGCCAGCGCTACGTGCCGGGCACCATGACGGTCGAGACCCGCTGGTCGCGGCTGCTGGTCACCGACTACCTGGAGCACGGGGTCGACGCGCACCGCACCGACCTCATCCGGGTGATCACCGGCGAGACGACGGCGAGCATCGAGTTCGCGCCCCGTCCCGAGTTCGGCCAGGTCCCGGTGCGGCTCGTCCCCGAAGCCGGCGGGCTGCGGGTGATGGGCACCTCGGAGCCGATGGTGCTGCACTCCCCCGGCGTCCAGTGGGAGATCACCTCCGACGGGATGCACGAGTCGGCGCGGGCCGTGGTGGCCGCCTCCGACGAGACCCCGATCGTGCTGGAGCTGCGCTGCGGCACCGAGGACCTGGCGCCGTCCGAGCGCACCGAGCGGCAGCGCCGCGCCGCCGCCGACGTGTACTGGTCGGAGTGGCTGGAGACGCTGACGCTGCCCGCCGTGGAGACCGACCTGGTGGGCCGGTCCGCGCTGACGCTGCGCGGCCTGTGCAACACCGACACCGGCGGGATCATGGCGGCGGCGACGACCTCGCTGCCGGAGGAGATCGGCGGCGTCCGCAACTGGGACTACCGCTACTGCTGGCTGCGGGACGGCTCGATGACCGCGCAGGCCCTGGTCACGCTGGGCTCCACCGCCGAGGCGGAGGGCTTCCTCGACTGGCTGCACCGCGTGCTGGAGACGTTGCCCGGGCCGGAGAGGCTGCACCCGCTCTACAGCCTGCAGGGCACCAGCCTCGGGCCGGAGGCCGTGATCGACAGCCTGCCCGGCTACGCCGGTTCGCGGCCGGTGCGCGTCGGCAACCTCGCCGACCAGCAGGTCCAGCTGGACGTGTTCGGCCCGGTCGTGGAGCTCGTCTGGCACCTCGCCGAGGTGACCGGTGAGATCCGGGACCGCGACTGGCAGCTGGTGAAGGCGATGGCCGAGGCCGTCTCGCACCGCTGGTTCGAACCGGACCACGGCATCTGGGAGGAGCGCGACCAGCCGCGCCACCACGTGTACTCGAAGGTCATGTGCTGGGTCACGCTGGACCGCGCGCTGAAGATCGCCGAGCGGTACGGCCGCGAGGTGGAACCCACCTGGGGCCCGCTGCGCGACCAGATCTCGCAGGACGTCATCAAGAACGGCTGGCAGCCGGACGTGCAGGCGTTCACCACCGCCTACGAGGGCTCCGACCTGGACGCGGCCTCGCTGCACGTGGGCCTGTCCGGGCTGATCGACCCGTCGGACGAGCGGTTCCGCGCGACGGTGAACGCGATCGAGTCCGAGCTGCGCAGCGGTTCCACCGTGTACCGCTACCGCCGGGACGACGGGCTGCCGGGCGACGAGGGCGGCTTCCACCTGTGCGCGGCCTGGCTGATCGAGGCGTACCTGCTGATCGGCCGCCGCACCGAGGCCGAGGAGCTGTTCCAGCAGATCGTGGACACCGCCGGGCCGACCGGGCTGCTCGCCGAGGAGTACGACCCGATCGCGGAGCGCTCGCTGGGCAACCACCCGCAGGCGTACTCCCACCTGGGTCTGATCCGCTGCGCGCAGCTGCTGTCCCGCTGA
- a CDS encoding DUF4247 domain-containing protein, whose translation MGRGIWIALACVGVVVALIVAVLAVFSGGSGPRGYVPAHYQRAPALDIGGSRDDEAYTSPKPVPVVAREITSRRRPQSQHSDASGVYLRYSDDAVVIQPRGTGSVIHLMDADRAYRHYHSHLGGVWGWGGHRGETFRGGGPGSGK comes from the coding sequence GTGGGACGAGGGATCTGGATCGCGCTGGCGTGCGTCGGCGTCGTCGTGGCGCTGATCGTCGCGGTCCTCGCGGTGTTCAGCGGCGGCTCCGGGCCGCGCGGCTACGTGCCCGCGCACTACCAGCGCGCCCCCGCGCTGGACATCGGCGGCTCGCGCGACGACGAGGCCTACACCAGCCCGAAACCGGTGCCGGTGGTGGCGCGGGAGATCACCTCCCGGCGCAGGCCGCAGTCGCAGCACAGCGACGCCAGCGGCGTCTACCTGCGCTACTCCGACGACGCGGTGGTCATCCAGCCGCGCGGCACCGGATCGGTGATCCACCTGATGGACGCCGACCGCGCCTACCGGCACTACCACTCGCACCTCGGCGGGGTGTGGGGCTGGGGCGGCCACCGCGGTGAGACGTTCCGCGGTGGCGGGCCGGGCTCCGGCAAGTAG
- a CDS encoding DUF350 domain-containing protein, with translation MLQELLSGLLAAVAYGVVGTLMMALGYLLVDLATPGRLRDLIWVRRNPNAALLLVSGLVGVGIILTTAIAASADDLLLGLVGTVVYGLLGLALMSLSFLLIDALTPGRLGDELAADTMHPGTWVSAAAHVVIAVLMAAAIW, from the coding sequence TTGCTCCAGGAACTGCTCTCCGGCCTGCTCGCGGCGGTCGCCTACGGCGTGGTCGGCACGCTGATGATGGCGCTGGGCTACCTGCTGGTGGACCTCGCCACGCCCGGCAGGCTGCGCGACCTGATCTGGGTGCGGCGCAACCCGAACGCGGCGCTGCTGCTGGTGTCCGGGCTGGTCGGCGTCGGCATCATCCTCACCACCGCCATCGCGGCCAGCGCCGACGACCTGCTGCTCGGGCTGGTGGGCACCGTCGTGTACGGGCTGCTCGGGCTGGCGCTGATGAGCCTGTCCTTCCTGCTCATCGACGCCCTCACCCCCGGCAGGCTGGGCGACGAGCTCGCCGCGGACACCATGCACCCCGGCACGTGGGTGTCGGCGGCCGCGCACGTGGTGATCGCGGTGCTGATGGCCGCCGCCATCTGGTGA
- a CDS encoding alpha,alpha-trehalose-phosphate synthase (UDP-forming) gives MSRASTPARADFVVVANRLPVDLEKLPDGTERWKHSPGGLVTALEPFLRARRGAWVGWPGVADVDVEPFTDEDMHLHPVRLSSDEFQDYYEGFSNATLWPLYHDVVVPPVFDRSWWDAFQRVNRRFAEAAAEVSAEGATVWVQDYQLQLVPAMLRELRPDLRIGFFLHIPFPPVELFMQLPWRTEIVRGLLGADLVGFHRPGGAQNFLWLARRLAGFEPSRGQVGVRSRPGVVQVGDRAVRVGAFPISIASSELDQMARSKEIQQRAKEIRAELGNPRRIMLGVDRLDYTKGIDVRLHAMHELLADGQIRAEDVAMIQIATPSRERVEHYKQMREGIEREVGRINGEFGRVGHPAVHYLHTSVDKKDLVAFYCAADVMVVTPVRDGMNLVCKEYVACRHDLGGTLVLSEFAGAAAELTSAFLVNPHNLDGVKEALLSALDIEQADGRRRMRALRRQVLTHDVDRWARSFLEALGTP, from the coding sequence GTGAGTAGGGCCAGCACGCCCGCCCGTGCGGATTTCGTCGTCGTCGCCAACAGGCTCCCCGTCGACCTGGAGAAGCTCCCGGACGGCACCGAGCGCTGGAAGCACAGTCCCGGCGGCCTGGTGACCGCGCTGGAGCCGTTCCTGCGCGCTCGCCGCGGCGCCTGGGTCGGCTGGCCGGGGGTCGCCGACGTCGACGTCGAGCCGTTCACCGACGAGGACATGCACCTGCACCCGGTGCGGCTGTCCTCCGACGAGTTCCAGGACTACTACGAGGGCTTCTCGAACGCGACGCTGTGGCCGCTGTACCACGACGTGGTGGTCCCGCCGGTGTTCGACCGCTCCTGGTGGGACGCGTTCCAGCGGGTGAACCGCCGCTTCGCGGAGGCCGCGGCCGAGGTCAGCGCGGAGGGCGCGACCGTGTGGGTGCAGGACTACCAGCTGCAGCTGGTGCCCGCGATGCTGCGGGAGCTGCGGCCGGACCTGCGCATCGGCTTCTTCCTGCACATCCCGTTCCCGCCGGTGGAGCTGTTCATGCAGCTGCCGTGGCGCACCGAGATCGTGCGCGGGCTGCTCGGCGCGGACCTCGTCGGCTTTCACCGCCCGGGCGGCGCGCAGAACTTCCTGTGGCTGGCTCGGCGGCTCGCCGGGTTCGAGCCGAGCCGCGGCCAGGTCGGCGTGCGGTCCCGGCCGGGCGTGGTGCAGGTCGGGGACCGCGCGGTGCGGGTCGGCGCGTTCCCCATCTCGATCGCCTCCTCGGAGCTGGACCAGATGGCGCGCAGCAAGGAGATCCAGCAGCGCGCCAAGGAGATCCGCGCCGAGCTGGGCAATCCGCGCCGCATCATGCTCGGCGTGGACCGGCTGGACTACACCAAGGGCATCGACGTGCGGCTGCACGCGATGCACGAGCTGCTCGCCGACGGCCAGATCCGCGCGGAGGACGTGGCGATGATCCAGATCGCCACGCCGAGCCGGGAGCGCGTCGAGCACTACAAGCAGATGCGCGAGGGCATCGAGCGCGAAGTCGGCCGGATCAACGGCGAGTTCGGCCGCGTGGGTCACCCGGCAGTGCACTATTTGCACACGTCGGTGGACAAGAAGGACCTGGTGGCGTTCTACTGCGCGGCCGACGTCATGGTGGTCACGCCGGTCCGCGACGGCATGAACCTGGTGTGCAAGGAGTACGTCGCCTGCAGGCACGACCTGGGCGGCACGCTCGTGCTCAGCGAGTTCGCCGGAGCGGCCGCGGAACTCACCAGCGCCTTCCTGGTCAACCCGCACAACTTGGACGGCGTGAAGGAGGCGTTGCTGTCCGCCCTCGACATCGAGCAGGCCGACGGCCGCCGTAGGATGCGAGCATTGCGTAGGCAGGTGCTCACGCACGACGTCGACCGCTGGGCCCGTTCGTTCCTCGAAGCGCTCGGGACCCCCTGA
- a CDS encoding polyamine aminopropyltransferase has translation MTTETDLDSPTRAQAEPAPRGRAARTAVLVAVFLCAACGLVYELALVALGSYLIGDTVGQASIVLSLMVFAMGVGALAAKPLQRWAAAAFAAVEVLLALIGGLSVLLLYAAFAWLSLYTPALVVTALVLGLLIGAEIPLLMVLLQRIRKQDAGSAVADLFAADYVGGLLGGLAFPFVLLPAFGQLQGALLVGMLNAAAGLGLVLAVFRRELSKRAVLLLVSGSVLVAGVLGTAWLLSDEFEVTARQALYRDPVVQSMRTPYQEVVLTESFPLDGDPDIRLYLNGDLQFSSVDEYRYHEALVHPVLAGPRSHVLVLGGGDGLALREVLRYPDVRDVTLVELDPAVPRLARTDPRVAELNRGAFEDPRVHLVSADAFAWLREDRQRFDAVIVDMPDPDSTATAKLYSAEFYGLVRSSMAEHARVAVQAGSPYFAPKAFWAIEATMREAGLGTTPYQVSVPSFGEWGFHLATAGPAPELRLPADVPPLRSLDERTLAAATAFPPDRARITGLTPSTLLHPTILHYVQDEWRNY, from the coding sequence ATGACCACCGAGACCGACCTGGACTCCCCCACCCGCGCGCAGGCGGAACCCGCGCCGCGCGGCCGCGCCGCCCGCACCGCGGTGCTGGTGGCGGTGTTCCTGTGCGCCGCGTGCGGCCTGGTGTACGAGCTGGCGCTCGTCGCGCTCGGCAGCTACCTGATCGGCGACACCGTCGGGCAGGCGTCGATCGTGCTGTCGCTGATGGTGTTCGCGATGGGCGTGGGCGCGCTCGCGGCGAAACCGCTGCAGCGCTGGGCCGCGGCGGCGTTCGCCGCGGTGGAGGTGCTGCTCGCGCTGATCGGCGGGCTCAGCGTGCTGCTGCTGTACGCCGCGTTCGCCTGGCTGAGCCTGTACACGCCGGCGCTGGTGGTGACGGCCCTGGTGCTGGGGCTGCTGATCGGTGCGGAGATCCCGCTGCTGATGGTGCTGCTGCAGCGGATCCGGAAGCAGGACGCGGGTTCGGCGGTGGCCGACCTGTTCGCCGCCGACTACGTGGGCGGGCTGCTCGGCGGCCTGGCGTTCCCGTTCGTGCTGCTGCCGGCGTTCGGGCAGCTGCAGGGCGCGCTGCTGGTCGGGATGCTCAACGCGGCGGCCGGGCTGGGCCTGGTGCTGGCGGTGTTCCGCCGCGAGCTGTCGAAGCGGGCGGTGCTGCTGCTCGTGTCGGGTTCGGTGCTGGTGGCGGGCGTGCTCGGGACGGCGTGGCTGCTGTCCGACGAGTTCGAGGTGACGGCGCGGCAGGCGCTGTACCGGGACCCGGTGGTGCAGTCGATGCGCACCCCGTACCAGGAGGTCGTGCTGACCGAGTCGTTCCCGCTGGACGGCGACCCGGACATCCGGCTGTACTTGAACGGGGACCTGCAGTTCAGCTCGGTCGACGAGTACCGGTACCACGAGGCGCTGGTGCATCCGGTGCTGGCCGGGCCCCGCTCGCACGTGCTGGTCCTCGGCGGCGGCGACGGGCTGGCGCTGCGCGAGGTGCTGCGCTACCCGGACGTGCGGGACGTGACCCTGGTGGAGCTGGACCCGGCGGTCCCGCGGCTGGCCCGCACCGATCCGCGGGTGGCCGAGCTGAACCGCGGCGCGTTCGAGGACCCGCGGGTGCACCTGGTCTCCGCGGACGCCTTCGCCTGGCTGCGGGAGGACCGGCAGCGGTTCGACGCGGTGATCGTGGACATGCCGGACCCGGATTCGACGGCGACGGCGAAGCTGTACTCCGCGGAGTTCTACGGGCTGGTGCGGAGTTCGATGGCCGAGCACGCGCGGGTGGCCGTGCAGGCGGGCTCACCGTACTTCGCGCCGAAGGCGTTCTGGGCGATCGAGGCGACGATGCGGGAGGCCGGGCTGGGCACCACGCCGTACCAGGTCTCGGTGCCGAGCTTCGGCGAGTGGGGCTTCCACCTGGCCACCGCCGGCCCGGCGCCCGAGCTGCGGCTGCCCGCGGACGTCCCGCCGCTGCGCTCGCTGGACGAGCGGACGCTGGCCGCGGCCACCGCTTTCCCGCCGGACCGCGCGCGCATCACCGGGTTGACCCCGTCGACGCTGCTGCACCCGACGATCCTGCACTACGTGCAGGACGAGTGGCGCAACTACTGA
- a CDS encoding DUF4178 domain-containing protein, protein MTGLTIAIVLIGVAVAVSSMVLLYRRTRPAPQAATGPTDPFHTGDEDSLRGDPRRLKAGDIVEVRGLSYTVRGSLRLAEGGWGWAEHLLDDAKGTQVWLGVEEDPDLELTLWTPVDEAGEPGGKHVEFGGRRYAREESGSATFRSEATTGLDAQGTVRYQDYAAEDGALLGFESYGDSGWEASTGERLGRYDVRIYPTAD, encoded by the coding sequence GTGACCGGACTGACGATCGCGATCGTACTCATCGGCGTCGCCGTCGCGGTGTCGAGCATGGTGCTGCTGTACCGCCGCACCCGGCCCGCGCCGCAGGCGGCGACCGGACCGACCGACCCGTTCCACACCGGCGACGAGGACTCGCTGCGCGGCGATCCGCGGCGGCTCAAGGCCGGCGACATCGTGGAGGTCCGGGGGCTGAGCTACACGGTGCGCGGCTCGCTGCGGCTCGCCGAAGGCGGCTGGGGCTGGGCCGAGCACCTGCTCGACGACGCGAAGGGCACCCAGGTGTGGCTCGGCGTCGAAGAGGACCCCGACCTGGAGCTGACGCTGTGGACGCCGGTCGACGAGGCCGGTGAGCCCGGCGGGAAGCACGTCGAGTTCGGCGGCCGCCGGTACGCGCGCGAGGAATCCGGCTCGGCGACGTTCCGCAGCGAGGCCACCACCGGCCTCGACGCGCAGGGCACCGTCCGCTACCAGGACTACGCGGCCGAGGACGGCGCGCTGCTGGGCTTCGAGTCCTACGGCGACTCCGGCTGGGAGGCCAGCACCGGCGAACGGCTCGGCCGGTACGACGTGCGCATCTACCCGACCGCGGACTGA